Proteins encoded within one genomic window of uncultured Sphingopyxis sp.:
- the addA gene encoding double-strand break repair helicase AddA, whose protein sequence is MIDPDKLLKRLDPGQRAAAQPDDHVWLGASAGTGKTQVLSARVLRLMLEGVSPEAILCITFTKAGAAEMAHRIHERLAMWVRMDDGDLRAELQALGLDLELIGYDRGVPALMRRARSLFATVIDSPGGAVRVQTIHSFCQTLLASFPLEARILPGFRALEDGEAGALQREVLGTLLAQPGADGDAMRGVAAMLSRRLGQDAAIAFLARCASSFTAANSPRLAPKAHDSRTLLGLPHGDPAEWQAAALAGGAIADGDIAAVAVSGRDWGTKTGEGRAAVMGDWSRADMRGRAAMLAELRGCFLTATGDMRADYVKEKGGMRGCLSAAERIVAATGDLLATASAMQVADELAAAWDLGSRFAETYALAKRAKGYADFDDLISIAGHLLAIGDFGEWVRFKLDQRTDHILVDEAQDTNTRQWEIIASLAGEFFAGAGAKDDRVRTMFTVGDRKQAIFGFQGTDPTAFEAARRSFAKQAEAGGRSFEDVDLDTNYRSSPAVLDVVNEWIAAGAPELMGLASDEPPHIPADFNRDRAGRVELWEPLPVGKALDAAADDESEADESEDAAGSSDSSVAASDPASLRLSRAIADEVQDWIEHGKDGRSVAPGDILILVRRRRDLAARIVARLQSRHVPVAGVDRFSLTQSLAVQDLLAAMRFAVQPLDDLNLASLLVSPLLGWTQDDLFRFAHNRKGRALWEQLRARESEVPPETMAALRGWLGMADFTTPFRFLDALLSGPLDGRRKLYRRLGREARDPIDELLGQALAFERQEAPSLLGFLAHITASTAEIKRQSEARSDVVRVMTVHGSKGLQAPIVILADATDDPRPRRLSVDLSMGEWEKLPLFALGKDERYGAVAKAYDDKEAAEREEHWRLLYVAMTRAEELLVVAGITKTADRSLPDHNWHSAVEAVMADMGAGWQDAGPRWGRKRVHAVQPGKWARPPKDRARQVPAPVVVPPWARQSAPEEARPPRPLAPSALGEDDVASPPQGGERAVAVERGLLLHALFERLPPVRPERRRAAALHWLSVQAAALDEAARAGMVDEVLAVLDDPAHAALFGPGSLAEVPLSAVVDGVVVAGIVDRLLVTDEAVTVIDYKTGRHVPAGEAEVAPAYLRQMAAYRDALAVIFPGRRVAAALLYTAAPRLIVLGDALLDAHKPGLRATKANLPGSALEPDAPTP, encoded by the coding sequence ATGATCGATCCCGACAAGCTTCTGAAAAGGCTCGATCCGGGGCAGCGCGCGGCCGCGCAGCCGGACGATCATGTCTGGCTCGGCGCGTCGGCGGGGACCGGCAAGACGCAAGTGCTGTCGGCGCGCGTGCTGCGCCTGATGCTGGAAGGCGTGTCGCCCGAGGCGATCCTGTGCATCACCTTCACCAAGGCGGGCGCCGCCGAAATGGCGCACCGCATCCACGAGCGGCTGGCGATGTGGGTGCGGATGGACGATGGCGACCTGCGCGCCGAGCTTCAGGCCCTGGGACTCGACCTCGAGCTCATCGGCTATGATCGCGGCGTTCCGGCGCTGATGCGGCGCGCGCGATCCTTGTTCGCGACGGTGATCGACAGCCCCGGCGGCGCCGTGCGGGTTCAGACGATCCACAGTTTCTGCCAGACCCTGCTCGCCAGCTTTCCGCTCGAAGCTCGGATCCTGCCGGGGTTTCGCGCGCTCGAGGATGGGGAGGCGGGCGCGTTGCAGCGCGAGGTGCTGGGCACGCTGCTGGCACAGCCGGGAGCCGACGGCGATGCGATGCGCGGCGTCGCCGCGATGCTCTCGCGGCGGCTGGGGCAGGATGCCGCCATCGCCTTCCTCGCCCGCTGCGCGAGCAGCTTCACCGCGGCGAACAGCCCGCGCCTGGCGCCGAAGGCGCATGATTCGCGGACCCTGCTTGGCCTGCCGCACGGCGACCCGGCCGAATGGCAGGCGGCGGCGCTGGCGGGCGGCGCGATCGCCGATGGCGACATTGCCGCCGTCGCCGTCAGCGGGCGCGATTGGGGGACGAAGACGGGCGAAGGCCGCGCCGCGGTCATGGGCGACTGGTCGCGCGCCGATATGCGCGGACGTGCCGCGATGCTGGCGGAGTTGCGCGGCTGCTTCCTGACCGCCACCGGGGACATGCGCGCCGATTATGTCAAGGAAAAGGGCGGGATGCGCGGCTGCCTGAGCGCCGCCGAACGCATCGTCGCGGCGACCGGCGACTTGCTGGCGACCGCCTCGGCGATGCAGGTCGCCGACGAACTGGCGGCGGCCTGGGATCTCGGGAGCCGCTTTGCCGAAACCTATGCGCTCGCCAAGCGGGCGAAGGGTTATGCCGATTTCGACGATCTGATCAGCATCGCCGGCCACCTGCTTGCCATCGGCGATTTCGGCGAGTGGGTGCGCTTCAAGCTCGACCAGCGCACCGATCATATCCTGGTCGATGAGGCGCAGGACACGAACACGCGGCAGTGGGAAATCATCGCGTCCCTCGCCGGAGAGTTTTTCGCAGGCGCCGGAGCCAAAGACGATCGTGTCCGCACGATGTTCACCGTAGGCGACCGCAAACAGGCGATTTTCGGCTTCCAAGGAACTGATCCGACGGCATTCGAGGCTGCCCGACGCAGTTTTGCCAAACAGGCTGAGGCGGGCGGCAGATCGTTCGAGGATGTCGATCTCGATACCAATTACCGCTCAAGCCCCGCCGTGCTTGACGTCGTAAATGAGTGGATCGCGGCGGGTGCGCCCGAATTGATGGGGCTCGCCAGCGACGAGCCGCCGCATATTCCCGCCGATTTCAACCGCGACCGCGCGGGCCGCGTCGAATTGTGGGAGCCGCTGCCGGTCGGCAAGGCGCTCGATGCCGCCGCTGATGATGAAAGCGAGGCTGACGAAAGCGAAGACGCGGCGGGATCAAGCGACTCGTCGGTGGCGGCGAGCGATCCCGCGAGCCTGCGCCTGTCGCGCGCGATCGCCGACGAGGTTCAGGACTGGATCGAACATGGCAAGGACGGGCGCAGCGTCGCGCCGGGCGACATATTGATTCTGGTCCGCCGCCGCCGCGACCTTGCGGCGCGGATCGTCGCGCGGCTGCAATCGCGGCATGTGCCGGTCGCGGGGGTCGACCGCTTTTCGCTGACGCAATCGCTCGCGGTGCAGGACCTGCTCGCGGCGATGCGCTTCGCGGTCCAGCCGCTCGACGACCTCAACCTGGCGAGCCTGCTCGTTTCGCCGCTGCTCGGCTGGACGCAGGATGATCTGTTCCGCTTCGCCCATAATCGGAAGGGCCGCGCTTTATGGGAGCAATTGCGCGCGCGCGAAAGCGAGGTTCCGCCCGAAACGATGGCGGCGCTGCGCGGATGGCTCGGCATGGCCGACTTCACGACACCCTTTCGCTTCCTCGACGCGCTTTTGTCGGGGCCGCTCGATGGGCGGCGCAAGCTCTATCGCCGATTGGGGCGCGAGGCGCGCGACCCGATCGACGAGCTGCTCGGGCAGGCGCTCGCCTTCGAGCGGCAGGAGGCGCCGTCGCTGCTCGGTTTCCTGGCCCATATCACGGCCAGCACGGCCGAGATCAAACGCCAGAGCGAGGCGCGCAGCGACGTCGTGCGGGTGATGACGGTGCATGGGTCGAAGGGGCTGCAGGCACCGATCGTCATCCTTGCCGACGCGACCGACGACCCGCGGCCGCGGCGGCTGAGCGTCGACCTGTCGATGGGCGAGTGGGAGAAATTGCCCCTGTTCGCGCTCGGCAAGGACGAACGCTACGGCGCTGTCGCCAAGGCCTATGACGACAAGGAAGCGGCCGAGCGCGAGGAGCATTGGCGGTTGCTCTATGTCGCGATGACGCGCGCCGAGGAATTGCTCGTCGTCGCCGGAATCACCAAGACCGCCGACCGCAGCCTGCCCGATCATAATTGGCACAGCGCGGTCGAGGCGGTCATGGCCGATATGGGCGCCGGCTGGCAGGACGCCGGGCCGCGCTGGGGGCGCAAGCGCGTCCATGCCGTGCAGCCCGGGAAATGGGCGCGCCCGCCGAAGGACAGGGCGCGGCAAGTGCCGGCGCCGGTCGTCGTGCCGCCCTGGGCGCGGCAATCGGCCCCCGAGGAAGCGCGTCCGCCGCGGCCGCTTGCGCCGTCGGCGCTCGGCGAGGACGATGTCGCGTCGCCGCCGCAGGGGGGCGAGCGCGCGGTGGCTGTGGAGCGCGGGCTGTTGCTCCACGCACTGTTCGAGCGATTGCCGCCGGTCCGGCCCGAGCGCCGCCGCGCCGCCGCGCTGCACTGGCTGTCGGTGCAGGCCGCGGCGCTCGACGAGGCGGCGCGCGCGGGGATGGTGGACGAGGTGCTGGCGGTGCTGGACGACCCGGCGCACGCCGCGCTGTTCGGTCCGGGCAGCCTCGCCGAAGTGCCGCTGTCGGCGGTGGTCGACGGCGTCGTTGTCGCGGGGATCGTCGACCGCCTGCTGGTGACCGACGAGGCGGTGACCGTGATCGATTACAAGACCGGGCGGCATGTCCCGGCAGGGGAGGCAGAGGTCGCGCCCGCCTATCTGCGCCAGATGGCGGCCTATCGCGATGCGCTGGCGGTGATCTTTCCGGGACGGCGGGTCGCGGCGGCTTTGCTCTATACCGCGGCGCCGCGGCTGATCGTCCTTGGCGACGCGTTGCTCGACGCGCACAAGCCGGGCTTGCGCGCAACCAAGGCGAATTTGCCGGGTTCAGCCCTTGAGCCGGACGCGCCGACGCCTTAG
- the trxA gene encoding thioredoxin TrxA produces the protein MGTKAITDASFQADVIDSDTPVLVDFWAEWCGPCKMIGPALEEISDELAGKVVIAKLNIDDHPDAPSKYGVRGIPTMILFKNGEIADTKVGAAPKSALKGWLEGAL, from the coding sequence ATGGGTACCAAAGCCATTACCGATGCGAGCTTTCAAGCCGACGTCATCGACAGCGACACCCCCGTGCTCGTCGATTTCTGGGCCGAATGGTGCGGCCCGTGCAAGATGATCGGCCCGGCGCTCGAGGAAATCTCGGACGAACTCGCGGGCAAGGTCGTGATCGCCAAGCTCAACATCGACGACCATCCCGACGCGCCGAGCAAATATGGCGTGCGCGGTATCCCGACGATGATCCTGTTCAAAAATGGCGAGATTGCCGACACCAAGGTCGGCGCGGCGCCGAAGAGCGCGCTCAAGGGCTGGCTCGAAGGCGCGCTTTAA